In the genome of Halapricum salinum, one region contains:
- a CDS encoding ABC transporter ATP-binding protein, with translation MSQHAIEEAEQSDSDTMVEVRDLKTYYEEGGIFGGRPVKAVDGVNFDIKRGETLGLVGESGCGKTTLGRTLLQLEDATAGTIRFDGRDVTTLSGDDLYQWRRNAQMVFQDPDSSLNDRMTIGEIIREPLDVHDWKTPRERRQKVRDLLDTVGLDREHYFRYPHQFSGGQRQRIGIARTLALNPEFIVLDEPVSALDVSVQAEIINLLEDLQNEFDLTYLFIAHDLSVVRHICDRVAVMYLGHIMEIGPTEELFEDPANPYTQALLSAIPEPDPKSDKERFTLRGTPPNPRYPPAGCPFSTRCPARIRPPEYEDESEEFWEGINTLREVMRERERAERSVRERIGEALGRETRFRNIEDAYQELFDGVDLSADVQELLDTVAEFARNNREEDALELLDDEFGSVCEGHSVDAAEGEEPILPDYHTVSESGRESLCHRHDDAYRDVSSVLENRHR, from the coding sequence ATGAGCCAGCACGCAATCGAAGAGGCCGAACAGTCAGACTCGGACACGATGGTCGAGGTCCGTGATCTCAAGACCTACTACGAGGAGGGCGGCATCTTCGGCGGCCGGCCGGTGAAAGCCGTCGACGGCGTCAATTTCGACATCAAACGCGGCGAGACGCTCGGACTGGTCGGCGAGTCGGGCTGTGGGAAGACGACGCTCGGTCGGACACTCCTCCAGCTCGAAGACGCGACCGCTGGGACGATCCGCTTCGACGGCAGGGACGTGACTACCCTGAGCGGGGACGACCTCTACCAGTGGCGGCGCAACGCCCAGATGGTCTTTCAGGATCCCGATTCGAGCCTCAACGATCGGATGACGATCGGCGAGATCATCCGCGAACCGCTGGACGTCCACGACTGGAAGACGCCGCGCGAACGCCGGCAGAAAGTCCGTGATCTGCTGGACACCGTCGGCCTCGACCGCGAACACTACTTCCGGTATCCCCACCAGTTCTCCGGTGGCCAACGCCAGCGGATCGGGATCGCCCGGACGCTCGCACTCAACCCCGAATTCATCGTGCTCGACGAACCCGTCTCGGCCCTGGACGTCTCCGTCCAGGCCGAGATCATCAACCTCCTCGAAGATCTCCAGAACGAGTTCGACCTCACGTACCTGTTCATCGCCCACGACCTCTCGGTCGTCAGGCACATCTGCGATCGCGTGGCGGTGATGTATCTCGGACACATCATGGAGATCGGGCCGACCGAAGAGCTGTTCGAAGATCCCGCCAATCCGTATACGCAGGCGTTGCTGTCGGCGATTCCCGAACCGGATCCGAAGAGTGACAAGGAACGATTCACGCTGCGTGGGACGCCGCCGAATCCGCGGTATCCGCCCGCAGGGTGTCCGTTCAGCACGCGGTGTCCGGCTCGGATCCGTCCCCCGGAGTACGAAGACGAGAGCGAGGAGTTCTGGGAGGGGATCAACACACTTCGGGAGGTCATGCGCGAGCGCGAGCGCGCGGAGCGCTCGGTCCGCGAGCGGATCGGCGAGGCGCTCGGTCGCGAGACGCGGTTCCGCAACATCGAAGACGCTTACCAGGAACTGTTCGACGGTGTCGACCTCTCGGCGGACGTTCAGGAGTTGCTGGATACCGTCGCGGAATTCGCTCGAAACAACCGCGAGGAAGACGCACTGGAGCTGCTCGACGACGAGTTCGGGAGCGTCTGTGAGGGTCACAGCGTCGACGCTGCGGAGGGCGAGGAACCGATCCTGCCCGACTATCATACGGTCAGCGAGTCGGGGCGAGAGAGCCTCTGTCATCGCCACGACGACGCGTATCGCGACGTCAGCTCGGTCCTCGAAAACCGACATCGATGA
- a CDS encoding DUF7529 family protein: MEDKPEYIERVTENAGLHNQAWQRTLDDMESIAETRREEGWEAATFQTIQTAPVSRADNDNPDRFGISTVLPDNHAEEFRELYEEHDLDQYQVYSSEVEGYLYLVIEVLDLDSKTSVLLALRYDLTIGRGMFKSVYEEDTIFTYVRTIDGTEIAVFEHQEYRPLLPEQARPPEGARPSENPDE, from the coding sequence ATGGAGGACAAGCCGGAGTATATCGAACGCGTCACCGAGAACGCCGGCCTGCACAATCAGGCCTGGCAGCGGACGCTCGATGACATGGAGTCGATCGCCGAGACACGTCGCGAGGAGGGCTGGGAGGCGGCGACCTTCCAGACGATCCAGACCGCGCCGGTCAGCCGTGCCGACAACGACAACCCCGATCGGTTCGGCATCTCGACGGTCCTCCCGGACAACCACGCCGAGGAGTTTCGCGAACTCTACGAGGAACACGACCTCGACCAGTATCAGGTGTACAGCAGCGAGGTCGAGGGGTACCTGTATCTCGTCATCGAGGTGCTCGACCTCGACTCGAAGACGAGCGTCTTGCTGGCACTCCGCTACGATCTGACGATCGGGCGCGGGATGTTCAAATCGGTCTACGAGGAGGACACGATCTTCACGTACGTTCGCACGATCGACGGGACCGAAATCGCCGTCTTCGAGCACCAAGAGTACCGGCCGTTGCTTCCCGAACAGGCCCGGCCGCCGGAGGGCGCTCGCCCTTCGGAGAACCCCGACGAGTAG
- a CDS encoding DUF5813 family protein, whose protein sequence is MSELLPSDAREAFESHDAYTITDDAATVTTTVFDGEVTVEETEPEWAHSYVVTVTVPTLAAAVADDVGAAVESGWLDTFERRLEDAPKATRASVDLETFDVETRVGEVVVTYAFTSGTPAQAAAIAKAFVEYVEGTYVEGIVPGYDYQPPVSKLLQQAQSGGSDGERGGTPL, encoded by the coding sequence ATGAGTGAGCTACTGCCGTCGGACGCCCGGGAGGCGTTCGAATCCCACGACGCGTACACGATTACCGACGATGCGGCGACAGTGACGACGACCGTATTCGACGGCGAGGTCACGGTCGAAGAAACCGAGCCCGAGTGGGCTCACAGCTACGTCGTGACTGTGACAGTGCCGACGCTGGCCGCGGCTGTCGCCGACGACGTCGGGGCAGCGGTCGAGTCCGGCTGGCTGGACACCTTCGAGCGCCGGCTCGAAGACGCACCGAAGGCGACCCGGGCGTCGGTCGACCTCGAAACCTTCGACGTCGAGACACGCGTTGGGGAGGTCGTGGTGACCTACGCGTTCACCAGCGGGACGCCCGCGCAGGCGGCCGCTATCGCGAAGGCGTTCGTCGAGTACGTCGAGGGAACCTACGTCGAGGGGATCGTGCCGGGCTACGACTACCAGCCACCGGTCTCGAAGCTATTGCAGCAGGCCCAATCCGGCGGTTCAGACGGCGAGCGCGGTGGGACGCCGCTATAG
- a CDS encoding Lrp/AsnC family transcriptional regulator: MVIAYVMVKAHTGEADRLKREIEAVEGVLSAHIVAGDIDLIAKVEVDSPAAVKDVAATHIQAVDGVEDTQTYIAMD; encoded by the coding sequence ATGGTTATCGCATACGTCATGGTCAAAGCTCACACTGGTGAAGCGGACCGTCTCAAACGAGAGATCGAAGCCGTCGAAGGCGTCCTGAGCGCCCACATCGTCGCTGGCGACATCGACCTCATCGCGAAAGTCGAAGTCGACTCTCCAGCGGCAGTCAAAGACGTCGCCGCGACACACATCCAGGCGGTCGACGGCGTCGAAGACACCCAGACCTACATCGCGATGGACTAA
- a CDS encoding potassium channel family protein — protein sequence MRFVIVGAGRVGLRTARALRESGHDVVVVERDEQKVERARTAEFEVVEGDGSLEATLLEAGVDDADALGALTGDLNTNFVACLVANHYGCRTVLRIDEDYREEIYRKYADGVDEVIYPERLGAIAAKNALLGGNIRAIADIAHDVQLVEFTITDASPVRGYSISELELPANSRLLAFGKDDEALDIPTDDVSLEHGDRLVIVAGFDVLGDVRSIVVGETGRAAVGGA from the coding sequence ATGCGATTCGTTATCGTGGGCGCGGGACGTGTCGGGCTCAGGACGGCCCGTGCATTGCGGGAGAGTGGTCACGACGTGGTCGTCGTCGAGCGGGACGAACAGAAGGTCGAGCGCGCACGGACGGCCGAGTTCGAGGTCGTCGAAGGCGACGGATCGCTGGAGGCGACACTGCTCGAAGCCGGTGTCGACGACGCGGACGCGCTCGGTGCGCTCACGGGCGATCTCAACACGAACTTCGTGGCCTGTCTGGTCGCCAACCACTACGGCTGCCGGACCGTCTTGCGCATCGACGAGGACTACCGCGAGGAGATTTACCGCAAGTACGCCGACGGCGTCGACGAGGTTATCTACCCCGAGCGACTGGGCGCGATCGCCGCGAAAAACGCCCTCCTGGGCGGGAACATCCGGGCGATCGCCGACATCGCCCACGACGTCCAGCTCGTCGAATTTACGATCACCGACGCCTCGCCCGTCCGCGGCTACAGCATCAGCGAACTCGAACTCCCCGCGAACTCGCGACTGCTCGCGTTCGGGAAAGACGACGAAGCCCTCGACATTCCGACAGACGACGTCTCCCTGGAGCACGGCGACCGACTGGTAATCGTCGCCGGGTTCGACGTGCTCGGTGACGTCCGGAGTATCGTCGTCGGTGAAACCGGCCGCGCGGCCGTCGGAGGTGCCTAA
- a CDS encoding ABC transporter ATP-binding protein: MSMEAPETSPESEEVPILDVRNLQTTFFTEKETIRAVDGVSFDIFPGETVGIVGESGSGKSVTARSLMGLVDSPGRIIQGSSIRFQHLEAVRDYAATFPKRTVDLGRLEQQYDPAELCERGGLSPREFDRDTRREVTIADIVAAGYGEQFDLVDDNDCVFVTGGDPDDPETITEGFVEVTRLTGEAQRQMRGDRVAMVFQDPLTSLNPVYTVGNQIKEALTLHQGISGKEATRAAANLLEDVGIPDARRRVKEYPHQFSGGMRQRAVIAMALACDPEVLICDEPTTALDVTIQAQILDLLAELQEERDLAIMFITHDMGVIADVSDYVNVMYAGEIVERAGVETLFEDPKHPYTQGLLESIPGQHPGERLRTIEGSVPTPNEQATSCRFAPRCPKAFDDCTEVHPVRVPVDDAGDGEHSAACLLYPEDLTEGAAVRRHVELQDGGDDE; the protein is encoded by the coding sequence ATGTCGATGGAAGCCCCCGAGACGTCTCCCGAGTCCGAGGAGGTCCCGATCCTCGACGTGCGGAACCTCCAGACGACGTTCTTCACGGAGAAAGAGACGATTCGGGCCGTCGACGGTGTCAGCTTCGACATCTTCCCCGGCGAGACGGTCGGGATCGTCGGCGAGAGTGGGTCCGGAAAGAGCGTCACTGCGCGGTCGCTGATGGGCCTGGTCGACTCGCCGGGGCGGATTATCCAGGGTAGCAGCATCCGATTCCAGCACCTCGAGGCCGTCCGGGACTACGCCGCGACGTTCCCGAAGCGGACCGTCGATCTCGGCCGTCTCGAACAGCAGTACGATCCCGCCGAGCTGTGCGAACGCGGGGGGCTCTCTCCGCGCGAGTTCGATCGCGACACCCGCCGGGAAGTCACGATCGCGGACATCGTCGCTGCGGGCTACGGCGAGCAGTTCGACCTCGTCGACGACAACGACTGCGTGTTCGTCACCGGCGGTGATCCCGACGATCCCGAGACCATCACAGAGGGATTCGTCGAGGTCACGAGACTCACTGGCGAGGCCCAGCGACAGATGCGCGGCGACCGCGTCGCGATGGTGTTTCAGGATCCGCTGACGAGCCTCAATCCCGTCTACACGGTCGGCAACCAGATCAAGGAGGCGCTCACCCTCCACCAGGGGATCAGCGGCAAGGAAGCGACCAGGGCCGCGGCGAACCTGCTCGAAGACGTCGGGATTCCCGACGCGCGCCGCCGTGTCAAGGAGTATCCCCACCAGTTCTCCGGCGGGATGCGCCAGCGCGCGGTCATCGCGATGGCGCTGGCCTGCGATCCGGAGGTCTTGATCTGTGACGAGCCGACGACGGCGCTCGACGTGACGATCCAGGCCCAGATTCTGGATCTCCTCGCGGAGCTGCAAGAAGAGCGGGATCTGGCGATCATGTTCATCACCCACGACATGGGCGTCATCGCCGACGTCTCCGATTACGTGAACGTGATGTACGCGGGCGAGATCGTCGAACGGGCCGGTGTCGAGACGCTGTTCGAGGATCCGAAACACCCCTACACGCAGGGCCTACTGGAGTCGATCCCGGGCCAACATCCCGGCGAGCGCCTCCGAACGATCGAGGGAAGCGTCCCGACGCCCAACGAGCAGGCGACGAGCTGTCGGTTCGCCCCGCGCTGTCCGAAGGCCTTCGACGACTGCACGGAGGTCCACCCGGTTCGGGTACCGGTCGACGACGCCGGCGACGGCGAACACAGCGCTGCCTGCCTCCTCTACCCCGAGGATCTCACCGAGGGCGCAGCAGTCAGGAGACACGTCGAGCTACAGGACGGAGGTGACGACGAATGA
- a CDS encoding Lrp/AsnC family transcriptional regulator, protein MVRAFIMVKTAAGKSEELLSAIRDEDGVEEAHIVAGKYDIIVEAVGQEVYDVMQSVATGIRNMGGVADTRTYICLE, encoded by the coding sequence ATGGTGCGGGCATTTATCATGGTCAAGACGGCCGCAGGGAAGTCCGAGGAATTACTGTCGGCGATTCGAGACGAAGACGGAGTCGAGGAGGCACATATCGTCGCTGGTAAGTACGACATCATCGTCGAGGCAGTCGGACAAGAGGTCTACGACGTGATGCAGTCGGTCGCGACCGGGATCAGGAACATGGGTGGGGTCGCAGACACGCGGACGTACATCTGTCTGGAGTAG
- a CDS encoding ABC transporter permease, whose product MSRWRYFFKRLLLSVPILFSVMTFLFVMLRMGPLNPVAARLGQNANPADVARLEEELGLNDPLWDQYVEYVGDLLTFSGESWVVRAGQPIPEAITSVAPVTMWLGFWAIMLPLFVGIPLGFYAGLNPNTLGDYVASVSGIVWLSMPNFWLCIMALAVLRRADSGLFNWYTLGPDTQSIIGNPQLTFDSLWVVAADIKLILPGALILGSAAMASELRIGRTAILETANANYVETAKAKGLKGRTIVWKHIFRNALIPLIPIISNEAFILIGGSVIVESIFNLNGIGRLYFDSLTQGDLPLAAALVFLFALLIIFLNLVQDLLYTIVDPRVSTQQ is encoded by the coding sequence ATGAGCCGCTGGAGGTACTTCTTCAAGCGCCTCCTGCTCTCGGTCCCTATTCTGTTCTCGGTGATGACATTTCTGTTCGTCATGCTCCGGATGGGGCCGTTGAATCCGGTCGCAGCGAGATTGGGTCAAAACGCGAACCCGGCGGACGTCGCGAGGCTGGAGGAGGAACTCGGTCTCAACGATCCGTTGTGGGATCAGTACGTCGAATACGTGGGCGACCTGCTCACGTTCTCGGGCGAATCCTGGGTCGTCCGCGCGGGCCAGCCCATCCCGGAAGCGATCACGTCGGTCGCGCCCGTGACGATGTGGCTCGGGTTCTGGGCGATCATGCTCCCGCTGTTCGTCGGGATCCCGCTGGGATTTTACGCCGGTCTCAACCCGAACACGCTGGGCGATTACGTCGCGTCGGTCAGTGGCATCGTCTGGCTGTCGATGCCGAACTTCTGGTTGTGCATCATGGCGCTTGCGGTCCTCCGACGAGCCGATAGCGGTCTGTTCAACTGGTATACGCTCGGGCCGGACACCCAGTCGATCATCGGGAATCCGCAGTTGACGTTCGACTCGCTATGGGTCGTCGCCGCCGACATCAAACTGATCTTACCGGGGGCGTTGATCCTCGGCTCGGCGGCCATGGCGTCCGAACTCAGGATCGGCCGGACGGCAATTTTGGAGACGGCAAACGCCAACTACGTCGAGACGGCCAAGGCCAAGGGACTGAAAGGCCGCACGATCGTCTGGAAGCACATCTTCCGGAACGCCCTGATCCCGCTGATCCCGATCATCAGCAACGAGGCGTTCATCCTGATCGGTGGCTCGGTCATCGTCGAGAGTATCTTCAATCTCAACGGGATCGGGCGACTGTACTTCGATTCGCTGACCCAGGGTGACCTGCCGCTGGCGGCCGCGCTGGTGTTCCTGTTCGCACTGCTCATCATCTTCCTGAACCTCGTGCAGGACCTCCTGTATACGATCGTCGACCCACGAGTCAGTACCCAACAATGA
- a CDS encoding ABC transporter substrate-binding protein, whose product MSGPNDNEKTGSTRRKMLSLLGGGAAASLAGCSAFLGGDDGGNGNGNGNGNGNGNGNGNGNGNGNGNGNGNGNGNADTPSGLSLDPTIYADKAQDAWETVENNPAPDAQETRNQAFVDIEEAARDSAIMLNFMHDIGERFWYDHVEVPKYGALGPSYQQHNSTQLTDDSTELNLINSTHNYIDPIESDDEASSNVITQIYEPLVNYPDGVAEVNNKLVESVDISDDGLTYTFNLKQGVPFHGGEELTAGDVVYSWRRVVESGNSVRANFMLSSATGVGAVHETDDEGNVVPDSLGVTAVDDYTVELEITTANPSVLDVLTYTAFSIVPEGIVGDIDGYEGEVSHDEFRQNMGNGTGPFQFDYFTLDEELRVTTFDDYHGETASIDSLHWAIIEGTEPTYTYAIEENADIFGLPTQYYDPDKVSVSETDDRGRDVGTYGELENGETVNYLGVPELVTRYLAFNARSVPIEVRRACAFVLNQEQIVNELFSGRGVPAYSFTPRGIWPTGQDGYEEFADEYPFSPNENDLESAQAVLEMSDYSSDNPFSMTATTYDSQTYMDAVGYLRDSLAGNGVEIQVDPAGFAILQERGYNGNLEMYTLGWGWSWQSVAYGHFGFEPKNTDTSGMPEENNGYYLDWQVELSENYEE is encoded by the coding sequence ATGTCGGGACCAAACGATAATGAAAAAACAGGAAGTACGCGCCGCAAGATGCTCTCCCTCCTCGGCGGAGGGGCCGCAGCCAGCCTCGCCGGGTGTTCAGCGTTCCTCGGCGGAGACGATGGTGGCAACGGAAACGGCAACGGCAACGGCAACGGCAACGGCAACGGTAACGGCAACGGTAACGGAAACGGCAACGGAAACGGCAACGGAAACGGTAACGGTAACGCCGACACCCCGTCCGGGTTGTCGCTGGACCCGACGATCTACGCCGACAAAGCCCAGGACGCCTGGGAGACAGTAGAGAACAACCCCGCCCCCGACGCCCAGGAGACGCGCAACCAGGCGTTCGTAGATATCGAGGAGGCGGCACGGGACAGCGCGATCATGCTGAACTTCATGCACGACATCGGCGAGCGGTTCTGGTATGATCACGTCGAAGTCCCGAAGTATGGGGCCCTCGGGCCGTCCTATCAGCAGCACAATAGCACGCAGCTGACCGACGACAGTACGGAACTGAACCTGATCAACAGCACGCACAACTACATCGACCCCATCGAGTCCGACGACGAAGCCTCGTCGAACGTGATCACCCAGATTTACGAACCGCTGGTCAACTACCCCGATGGGGTCGCAGAAGTCAACAACAAGCTCGTCGAGAGCGTCGACATCTCCGACGACGGGTTGACCTACACGTTCAACCTCAAACAGGGCGTGCCGTTCCACGGCGGCGAAGAACTGACGGCAGGCGACGTCGTCTACTCCTGGCGGCGCGTCGTCGAGTCGGGCAACAGCGTCCGTGCGAACTTCATGCTCTCCAGCGCGACAGGCGTCGGCGCGGTCCACGAGACCGACGACGAGGGCAACGTCGTGCCGGACTCGCTGGGCGTGACGGCCGTCGACGACTACACCGTGGAACTGGAGATCACGACCGCGAACCCGTCGGTGCTTGACGTGCTCACCTACACGGCGTTCTCGATCGTCCCCGAGGGAATCGTCGGCGACATCGACGGCTACGAAGGCGAGGTGTCCCACGACGAATTCCGGCAGAACATGGGCAACGGGACCGGCCCGTTCCAGTTCGACTACTTCACGCTCGACGAAGAACTCCGCGTCACGACGTTCGACGACTACCACGGCGAGACCGCGAGTATCGATTCGCTCCACTGGGCGATCATCGAGGGGACCGAGCCGACCTACACCTACGCGATCGAGGAGAACGCCGATATCTTCGGCCTGCCGACCCAGTACTACGATCCGGACAAAGTCAGCGTCTCGGAGACGGACGACCGCGGTCGCGATGTTGGGACGTACGGCGAACTGGAGAACGGCGAGACGGTCAACTACCTCGGCGTCCCGGAACTGGTCACTCGCTACCTGGCGTTCAACGCACGGAGCGTCCCGATCGAGGTCCGCCGGGCGTGTGCGTTCGTGCTGAACCAGGAGCAGATCGTCAACGAACTGTTCTCGGGACGCGGGGTCCCGGCGTACAGCTTCACGCCGCGTGGTATCTGGCCCACGGGACAGGACGGCTACGAGGAGTTCGCCGACGAGTATCCGTTCAGCCCCAACGAGAACGATCTCGAAAGCGCCCAGGCGGTGCTGGAGATGAGCGACTACTCCTCGGACAACCCGTTCAGCATGACGGCGACGACCTACGACAGCCAGACATACATGGACGCAGTCGGGTACCTGCGTGACTCCCTCGCGGGCAACGGCGTCGAAATCCAAGTTGACCCGGCAGGGTTCGCCATCCTTCAGGAACGTGGGTACAACGGGAACCTGGAGATGTACACCCTCGGCTGGGGCTGGAGCTGGCAGAGCGTCGCCTACGGCCACTTCGGCTTCGAGCCGAAGAACACCGACACCTCCGGGATGCCTGAAGAAAACAACGGGTACTACCTCGACTGGCAGGTCGAACTCTCGGAAAACTACGAAGAATAA
- a CDS encoding ABC transporter permease — protein sequence MSNSLSSDPDGEVASDAEAEMRSLRARVRANPAPALVWVVGALVLVALEFGRILDGVLKLGVGLNFLFDGITTIPRWIEGNVAGFFSGETLSLVAGSLAHDLVGLLLLYLVAFFLRDYSPIGLDDLFEHDLSRRAQLYAERFILTGVLAVLAAVLLYTPVGGIVDQEVGAWVSVVGALSDLPTMTSREVIPNLGHQTQSGGWDGTFLGLEPKWAWAIRFALVWIYAFACFVWAWKGYNVYRNHYRELDWTPRDDTVRRFRNHYWGLFGLFVVFGFVVLALFAPAVSPVGAQEHIYEPNNHEFQHFDEESGEVVTVKHFEANLFSQSDNEQTIGPWSYDNYDRWMPLGTTPSGQSMLTHLAFGARTSLVIALSAVGIGVAVAVTLSLLTAYYKGLIDVVVIFLSDTIISIPALVLVMLILVVFQDSGHWLAEPMDGGLLLAIVLGFAYWPGMWRSIRGPSLQVAEEEWVDAAKTYGQTPRNIMRKHMAPYIMSYIMIYASLLLGGIIITVAALSFLGLGIAQPTPEWGRLINEGRSFIGGDSVHISTISGIMIALVVLGFNALGDGIRDAVDPEADIGDGATAGGGGG from the coding sequence ATGAGTAACTCTCTCAGCTCTGATCCGGACGGCGAGGTTGCATCGGACGCCGAAGCAGAGATGCGCTCGCTTCGCGCACGAGTGCGAGCGAACCCGGCTCCAGCCCTCGTCTGGGTGGTCGGCGCGCTCGTGCTCGTCGCGCTGGAGTTCGGTCGCATTCTCGACGGCGTGTTGAAACTCGGCGTCGGCCTGAACTTCCTGTTCGACGGCATCACGACGATACCACGCTGGATCGAAGGAAACGTCGCAGGCTTCTTCAGCGGCGAGACGCTCAGTCTGGTCGCTGGTTCGCTGGCTCACGACCTCGTGGGACTGCTACTGTTGTACCTCGTCGCGTTTTTCCTGCGGGATTACTCCCCGATAGGACTCGACGACCTCTTCGAGCACGATCTGAGTCGGCGGGCACAACTATACGCCGAGCGGTTCATCCTGACGGGCGTGCTGGCGGTGCTGGCAGCGGTGTTGCTGTACACGCCCGTCGGCGGCATCGTCGATCAGGAGGTCGGTGCCTGGGTGAGCGTCGTCGGTGCACTCTCTGACCTCCCGACGATGACCAGCCGGGAGGTGATTCCGAATCTGGGCCACCAGACGCAATCCGGCGGCTGGGACGGCACGTTCCTGGGCCTCGAACCGAAGTGGGCCTGGGCGATCCGGTTCGCACTCGTCTGGATCTACGCCTTCGCTTGTTTCGTCTGGGCCTGGAAAGGCTACAACGTCTACCGGAACCACTATCGTGAACTCGACTGGACGCCCCGTGACGACACAGTCCGTCGGTTCCGAAACCACTACTGGGGACTGTTCGGCCTGTTCGTCGTCTTCGGGTTCGTCGTCCTCGCCCTGTTCGCACCTGCGGTGAGCCCAGTCGGTGCACAGGAGCACATCTACGAACCGAACAACCACGAGTTCCAACACTTCGACGAGGAGAGCGGCGAAGTTGTCACTGTGAAGCACTTCGAAGCGAACCTGTTCAGCCAATCCGACAACGAACAGACCATCGGACCCTGGAGTTACGACAACTACGATCGGTGGATGCCTCTCGGGACGACACCGAGTGGCCAGAGTATGCTCACGCATCTCGCCTTCGGTGCACGGACGTCACTGGTAATCGCGCTGTCGGCCGTCGGGATCGGCGTCGCTGTCGCGGTCACGCTGTCGCTGTTGACAGCCTACTACAAGGGGCTGATAGACGTGGTCGTCATCTTCCTCAGTGACACCATCATCTCGATTCCAGCACTCGTGCTCGTGATGTTGATCCTGGTCGTCTTCCAGGACTCCGGGCACTGGCTCGCAGAACCGATGGACGGCGGGCTGTTGCTGGCGATAGTTCTCGGGTTCGCATACTGGCCCGGGATGTGGCGATCGATACGTGGGCCGTCCTTACAGGTCGCGGAAGAAGAGTGGGTCGACGCCGCCAAGACGTACGGACAGACACCTCGAAACATCATGCGCAAACACATGGCACCCTACATCATGAGTTACATTATGATCTACGCGTCGCTCCTGCTCGGCGGTATCATCATCACCGTCGCAGCACTGTCGTTCCTGGGGCTCGGCATCGCTCAGCCGACGCCAGAATGGGGGCGATTGATCAACGAAGGGCGGTCGTTCATCGGGGGCGACTCTGTGCACATCTCGACGATTTCGGGCATCATGATCGCGCTCGTCGTATTGGGTTTCAACGCTCTCGGAGACGGAATCCGAGACGCCGTCGACCCCGAAGCCGACATCGGTGACGGAGCTACTGCCGGAGGAGGTGGTGGCTGA
- a CDS encoding DUF7555 family protein: MSARSTGTRVRHAALVALDTAAYVLSVVVVMTVTSTLLAIVLGGDFVLVKTLLFVSGWLVIGYATARMWPSSPDDVGPPTKTGRNPGRFQQYVDRISPLRWLRSELRPNERLTPPTKLFVSGVGVLVASFLMEIGGVVA, translated from the coding sequence ATGAGCGCCCGTTCGACCGGCACGCGGGTTCGCCACGCGGCGCTGGTCGCCCTCGACACGGCCGCGTACGTGCTGAGCGTCGTCGTCGTGATGACGGTCACGTCGACCCTGCTGGCGATCGTTCTCGGCGGGGACTTCGTGCTCGTCAAGACGCTGTTGTTCGTGTCCGGGTGGCTGGTGATCGGCTACGCGACGGCCCGGATGTGGCCCAGTTCGCCCGACGACGTCGGACCTCCGACGAAGACAGGACGGAATCCGGGGCGCTTTCAGCAGTATGTCGATCGGATCTCACCGCTGCGCTGGCTCCGATCGGAACTTCGGCCGAACGAGCGGCTCACGCCCCCGACGAAGCTGTTCGTCAGTGGCGTCGGCGTCCTCGTGGCGTCGTTTCTCATGGAGATCGGTGGCGTCGTCGCCTGA